The Acidobacteriota bacterium genome contains a region encoding:
- a CDS encoding TIGR02265 family protein — protein sequence MGTQKVKGSVLKSRLAFVDQQFGPEGLDRVMESLDPEDQKALRGLVPVAWLDFEIGRRLDDAIVRVLGGGRPEVFERLGAASADANLTTVHAAFLAPGDPQAFLAKAPQIYRMYYQVGRREYEQTDEREGILTTHEAETFSKADCLTVIGWYKRALELCGAKNPRIVEEKCRARGDEVCRYRVSWQ from the coding sequence ATGGGCACCCAGAAGGTCAAGGGCTCAGTCCTCAAGTCCAGGTTGGCGTTCGTCGACCAGCAGTTTGGACCGGAGGGGCTCGATCGGGTCATGGAGAGCCTCGATCCGGAAGACCAGAAGGCGCTGCGGGGCCTCGTACCCGTCGCATGGCTCGATTTCGAAATCGGCAGGCGTCTCGATGACGCCATCGTCCGGGTTCTGGGTGGCGGGAGGCCGGAGGTCTTCGAACGTCTCGGCGCAGCCTCTGCCGATGCGAACCTGACGACGGTACACGCGGCATTCCTCGCGCCCGGCGACCCGCAGGCGTTCCTGGCCAAGGCACCCCAGATCTACCGCATGTACTACCAGGTCGGTCGCCGAGAGTACGAGCAGACGGACGAACGGGAGGGAATTCTCACCACTCACGAGGCCGAGACATTCTCCAAGGCCGACTGTCTGACTGTGATCGGCTGGTACAAACGAGCGCTCGAGCTGTGCGGCGCCAAGAACCCACGAATCGTGGAAGAAAAGTGCCGCGCCCGTGGTGACGAGGTGTGTCGCTATCGCGTCAGCTGGCAGTGA